One genomic segment of Pedobacter endophyticus includes these proteins:
- a CDS encoding MmcQ/YjbR family DNA-binding protein has product MDIESFREYCLSLPGTTEGMKWDHLCFMIEEKIYVIIAIDSDGSFSIKCNPDDFDALTARAGIQQAYHMAKRQWIQIASLDVLNDKELKSRVADSRAMVLAKLPKKTQAKYG; this is encoded by the coding sequence ATGGATATCGAATCTTTTAGAGAATACTGTTTAAGCTTGCCCGGAACAACCGAGGGCATGAAGTGGGACCACCTTTGTTTTATGATTGAGGAAAAAATCTATGTCATTATAGCCATTGATTCTGATGGCAGTTTCTCGATAAAGTGTAACCCGGATGATTTCGATGCGCTTACCGCAAGAGCCGGCATACAGCAGGCCTACCACATGGCAAAACGCCAGTGGATTCAAATTGCCAGTTTGGATGTATTAAATGATAAGGAACTTAAAAGCCGTGTTGCCGATTCGAGAGCAATGGTTTTGGCCAAGCTGCCGAAAAAAACGCAGGCTAAATACGGGTAG
- a CDS encoding DUF2625 domain-containing protein, translating into MKSIFNIAIALCLCLLSAQLKAQNELIGLDKLINKTDPAWPLVQKWIESAKNKVEVLPVDTAKANEVLYNSQMTTYATLGSVIYNTGGIMVDNGWIRILGSGSEKLNRNIAEWNKGKTIKEYGDNVPYLLIADDAVGGFFAINYGGLGPDVKNVYYLEPNTLTWQPLGAGYGEFLVFCFDSDLSKFYKGLRWTNWNQFIGNLDGTKTYSFRPYLWQEGTDIEKCTRKLVGIEEMYRFNIMKSKEINADKGIKKDEVKQ; encoded by the coding sequence ATGAAAAGCATCTTCAACATCGCAATTGCCCTCTGTTTGTGTCTACTGTCTGCACAACTGAAGGCACAAAACGAGCTGATCGGTTTAGATAAACTGATCAACAAAACAGATCCGGCATGGCCGTTGGTACAAAAGTGGATAGAATCGGCAAAGAACAAGGTTGAGGTTTTACCTGTTGACACTGCAAAGGCGAACGAAGTTTTGTACAATTCGCAAATGACTACTTATGCAACGCTGGGATCTGTAATTTACAACACAGGCGGCATCATGGTTGATAATGGATGGATCAGGATTTTAGGCTCTGGAAGCGAAAAGCTGAACCGTAATATTGCGGAATGGAACAAGGGCAAAACGATAAAGGAGTACGGCGACAACGTTCCATATTTATTAATAGCGGATGATGCTGTTGGTGGTTTCTTCGCGATTAATTACGGTGGCTTGGGGCCAGACGTAAAAAATGTTTACTACCTGGAACCGAATACACTTACCTGGCAGCCGCTCGGGGCGGGTTACGGCGAATTTTTGGTGTTTTGCTTTGATAGCGATTTGTCTAAATTTTATAAGGGCCTGCGCTGGACGAACTGGAACCAGTTTATCGGCAATTTAGATGGAACGAAAACCTACAGCTTTAGACCTTACTTGTGGCAGGAAGGCACGGATATAGAGAAATGTACGCGTAAACTGGTTGGGATTGAGGAAATGTATCGTTTCAATATTATGAAATCGAAAGAGATTAATGCGGATAAGGGAATTAAGAAAGATGAGGTTAAGCAGTAA
- a CDS encoding M13 family metallopeptidase: MKYQNLKRYFAALGIVAAGFSANAQTTKKFIDPANMDLSVKPGDDFYTYASGTWVKNNPVPAKETRWGSFNELRDFNINAVKSLVEEAAADKSTPAGSVKRRVGDFYTAAMDSVTIEKLGYTPIKADLAKIQQIKDIKGVLNEVAYLRTNGLAGGMFGIGVGQDRKNVNKYMVNISQGGTTLPDRDYYLKDDARSVKIREAYDTYMTTLFTLTGSSPEVAKQKAATVFKIEKQLAEAQMSRLEMRDPYATYNKLTVAELNKKTPDINWATYLPKFKINGQDTVLVSSPKFMATLDGMLKSVSVADWKTYLEWNLIKSSASSLSSPFVKASFAFTQAQTGQKIQTPRWQRMSSLTDGTIGELLGQLYVAKYFKPEAKARMNQMIVNLRKAFEIRINGLEWMSAETKQKALAKLNAFTPKVGYPEKWKNYDGLVINKGTYFQNLRNASVWGYNESVERLGKPVDRTRFGMTPPTVNAYYSPTLNEIVFPAGILQFPFFDPNADDAVNYGGIGAVIGHEMSHGFDDSGSQYDAAGNLKNWWTAEDKAKFDAKTKALGEQFDAYTVLDTVHVIGKLTMGENIGDLGGLNAAYTAFKMTKQGQSNEKIDGFTPDQRFFLAWAQVWRGNILPESAAQLIKTDPHSPGPYRTIGAPVNMDAWYEAFDVKPGDKLYKKPEDRIRMW, encoded by the coding sequence ATGAAATACCAAAATTTGAAAAGATATTTTGCGGCACTTGGTATAGTGGCTGCAGGCTTTTCGGCAAATGCACAAACCACAAAAAAATTTATCGACCCTGCAAACATGGATTTATCTGTTAAACCAGGCGACGATTTCTACACCTACGCAAGCGGAACATGGGTAAAAAACAATCCTGTTCCGGCAAAAGAAACCCGCTGGGGCTCATTTAACGAACTTCGCGACTTTAACATCAATGCGGTAAAATCTCTTGTAGAAGAAGCCGCAGCCGATAAGTCGACACCTGCTGGCTCGGTAAAACGACGTGTGGGCGATTTCTATACAGCGGCAATGGACAGCGTTACGATTGAAAAATTGGGCTACACACCAATTAAGGCGGACCTTGCAAAAATTCAACAGATAAAAGATATTAAAGGGGTACTTAACGAGGTTGCTTACCTGCGTACCAATGGTTTGGCCGGCGGAATGTTTGGCATTGGCGTTGGCCAGGATCGCAAGAATGTAAACAAATACATGGTCAACATTAGCCAGGGTGGTACCACTTTGCCGGATCGTGATTATTATTTGAAAGACGATGCCCGCAGCGTAAAAATTCGTGAGGCGTACGATACTTATATGACTACGCTTTTTACGCTTACCGGCAGTTCGCCGGAGGTGGCTAAACAAAAAGCAGCAACCGTTTTTAAGATAGAGAAGCAATTGGCAGAGGCGCAAATGAGCCGTTTGGAAATGCGTGATCCTTACGCCACTTACAACAAACTTACTGTTGCGGAATTAAATAAAAAGACGCCAGACATTAACTGGGCAACTTACCTGCCGAAATTTAAGATCAATGGCCAAGACACCGTTTTGGTATCATCGCCCAAGTTTATGGCTACTTTGGATGGTATGTTAAAATCGGTTTCTGTAGCCGACTGGAAAACTTATCTGGAGTGGAACCTGATCAAAAGCTCTGCATCGAGCTTAAGCTCACCGTTTGTTAAGGCGAGTTTTGCGTTTACGCAGGCACAAACAGGCCAAAAGATTCAAACGCCGCGTTGGCAGCGCATGTCGTCGCTAACAGATGGCACAATTGGCGAACTGCTGGGTCAGCTTTACGTTGCCAAGTATTTTAAGCCGGAGGCTAAAGCACGGATGAACCAAATGATTGTGAATCTGCGCAAGGCTTTTGAGATCAGAATTAACGGCCTTGAATGGATGAGTGCAGAAACGAAGCAGAAAGCGCTGGCAAAATTAAATGCATTTACACCGAAAGTTGGCTATCCTGAGAAGTGGAAAAACTACGATGGTTTGGTGATAAACAAAGGCACTTACTTTCAAAACTTGCGCAATGCAAGTGTTTGGGGCTACAACGAATCGGTTGAGCGGTTGGGGAAGCCTGTTGATCGTACGCGTTTCGGGATGACGCCGCCAACGGTAAATGCTTATTACTCGCCTACGTTAAATGAAATTGTTTTCCCTGCGGGAATATTGCAGTTCCCTTTCTTTGATCCTAATGCTGATGACGCAGTGAACTATGGCGGTATTGGTGCAGTAATTGGTCATGAAATGAGCCACGGTTTTGACGATAGCGGAAGCCAGTATGATGCGGCAGGAAACCTAAAAAACTGGTGGACTGCTGAGGACAAGGCCAAATTTGATGCAAAAACAAAGGCTTTAGGTGAACAATTTGACGCCTACACGGTTCTAGATACGGTTCACGTGATTGGTAAATTGACAATGGGCGAAAATATTGGTGATTTGGGCGGCTTGAATGCAGCTTACACCGCGTTTAAGATGACTAAACAGGGTCAGAGCAATGAAAAAATCGACGGTTTTACTCCTGATCAGCGTTTCTTTTTAGCCTGGGCACAAGTTTGGAGAGGCAACATTTTGCCTGAAAGCGCAGCTCAGCTGATTAAAACCGATCCGCACTCGCCAGGCCCATACCGTACCATTGGTGCGCCAGTAAATATGGATGCATGGTATGAGGCTTTCGACGTTAAACCAGGCGATAAATTGTATAAAAAACCGGAAGATAGAATTAGAATGTGGTAA
- a CDS encoding heavy metal translocating P-type ATPase: MNHTTHKEDSCCNTDAQQHKEHQHHHEAGDEHDHDHGGDPSTFKAYVPAIVTLAMLLIGIAFDNFFKLKAFEAIRPYWYIVAYLPVGVPVLKEVWTTFKAKDFFTEFSLMSIATIGAFVIGEYPEGVAVMLFYTIGELFQMAAVNRAKRSISALLDVRSDIAHVLKNDKYSDVAPEKVEVGETIQIKVGEKVPLDGEMLSEKSSFNTAALTGESKPKSIKKGESVLAGMLNLDKVIEVRTTKIFSDSSLARILDMVQNATLRKAKTELFIRKFAKVYTPIVFGLAVALVIIPFFVLGNDYNFQTWLYRSLVFLVISCPCALVISIPLGYFGGIGAASANGILFKGSNFLDLITKLNTVVMDKTGTLTKGVFSVQKVESVIDENEFLKFLGAVESKSTHPIAKAVVEYIRVSKIHPAEDIEEIAGMGLKGKVNGQEVLAGNVKLLQKFNIDFDKKITEIEESIVVVAIGGSYAGYVLVADEEKEDAAAAIKQLHANGVQQVVMLSGDKSSIVKVVAGRLGIDSYFGDLLPEDKVAKLDEIKRDSTRVVAFVGDGINDTPVLAASDIGMAMGAMGSDAAIETADVVIQTDQPSKIATAIKIGKATKKVVIQNIVLAFAVKALVLILGAGGLATMWEAVFADVGVALLAILNAVRIQKMKF; the protein is encoded by the coding sequence ATGAACCACACCACCCATAAAGAAGATAGCTGTTGCAACACCGATGCACAGCAACATAAAGAACATCAACATCATCACGAAGCTGGCGACGAGCATGATCACGATCATGGTGGCGATCCTTCCACATTTAAAGCCTATGTGCCAGCAATAGTTACACTCGCGATGTTGCTTATTGGTATTGCTTTCGATAATTTTTTTAAGCTAAAGGCATTCGAAGCAATTCGCCCGTATTGGTACATCGTAGCTTATTTGCCAGTGGGCGTTCCGGTTTTAAAAGAAGTTTGGACTACTTTTAAGGCAAAAGATTTCTTTACCGAATTCTCGCTGATGTCTATCGCTACCATTGGTGCCTTTGTCATCGGCGAATACCCCGAAGGCGTAGCCGTGATGCTGTTTTATACCATTGGCGAGCTTTTCCAAATGGCAGCCGTAAACCGGGCAAAAAGAAGTATTTCGGCCTTGCTCGATGTACGTTCAGATATCGCTCACGTATTAAAGAATGACAAATACAGCGATGTAGCCCCCGAAAAGGTTGAAGTTGGCGAAACCATTCAGATTAAAGTAGGCGAGAAGGTACCTTTAGACGGCGAAATGTTATCAGAAAAAAGCAGTTTCAACACCGCCGCCCTTACCGGAGAGAGTAAACCGAAAAGTATTAAAAAAGGCGAAAGCGTGTTAGCAGGAATGTTAAACCTGGATAAAGTTATCGAAGTGCGCACGACGAAAATATTTTCTGATAGTTCGTTAGCGAGGATTTTAGACATGGTGCAAAACGCCACCTTGCGCAAAGCAAAAACCGAGTTATTTATCAGGAAATTTGCCAAGGTTTACACGCCGATAGTTTTCGGTTTGGCAGTGGCGCTGGTTATCATTCCGTTTTTTGTTTTGGGAAACGATTACAACTTTCAGACCTGGCTGTACCGTTCGCTGGTTTTTTTGGTAATCTCGTGCCCTTGCGCCCTGGTTATTTCCATTCCGTTAGGCTATTTCGGCGGAATAGGGGCAGCATCTGCAAACGGAATCCTGTTTAAAGGCTCCAACTTTTTAGATCTGATCACTAAACTTAATACCGTAGTGATGGATAAAACGGGTACGCTTACCAAAGGTGTTTTCAGTGTTCAGAAAGTGGAAAGCGTTATCGATGAAAACGAATTTTTGAAGTTTTTGGGCGCTGTTGAATCAAAATCTACACACCCAATTGCCAAGGCCGTTGTAGAATACATCAGGGTAAGCAAAATCCACCCTGCCGAGGATATCGAAGAAATTGCCGGCATGGGCCTTAAAGGAAAAGTTAACGGCCAGGAGGTTTTAGCAGGCAACGTTAAGCTCCTGCAAAAATTTAATATCGATTTCGACAAAAAAATAACAGAAATAGAGGAGAGCATTGTTGTAGTAGCAATCGGTGGAAGCTATGCAGGTTACGTGTTGGTGGCCGACGAAGAAAAAGAAGATGCTGCAGCAGCAATAAAACAGCTACACGCCAATGGTGTGCAGCAGGTGGTGATGTTGAGTGGCGATAAAAGCTCAATTGTTAAAGTGGTTGCCGGGCGCTTAGGCATCGATTCTTACTTTGGCGATTTATTGCCCGAAGATAAGGTGGCCAAGCTCGACGAAATTAAAAGAGACAGTACCAGGGTGGTTGCCTTTGTGGGCGATGGAATAAACGATACCCCTGTGTTGGCAGCCAGCGATATTGGTATGGCTATGGGTGCAATGGGCAGTGATGCCGCCATCGAAACTGCCGATGTAGTTATTCAAACCGATCAGCCATCTAAAATAGCAACCGCCATTAAAATCGGCAAGGCCACAAAGAAAGTGGTCATTCAAAATATTGTGCTTGCCTTTGCAGTAAAAGCATTAGTACTCATTTTAGGTGCGGGTGGTTTAGCCACCATGTGGGAAGCCGTATTTGCTGATGTCGGTGTAGCGTTATTGGCGATTTTAAATGCGGTAAGAATTCAGAAGATGAAATTTTAG
- a CDS encoding Uma2 family endonuclease has translation MSQPEPKPYPTREDEPILQFNDIDASLTYSYSNYLNWLFDDRVELIKGKVFKMSPAPSRVHQEISRNIFNPLVNFLNKEKCKAYSAPFDVRFPKESKEDSAVFTVLQPDICVVCDKSKLDDRGCIGAPDLVVEILSPGNNKKELLHKYRVYEEFGVKEYWVVSQSDQSILIYTLNEMGRFQPSKIFTLSETIISSVLPGFELALDDVFEDLN, from the coding sequence ATGTCACAACCAGAGCCAAAACCATATCCAACTCGGGAAGACGAGCCTATCTTGCAGTTCAACGACATCGATGCGTCGTTAACCTACAGTTATTCGAATTATTTGAACTGGCTTTTTGATGATCGGGTTGAACTGATTAAGGGAAAAGTTTTCAAAATGAGCCCCGCACCTTCGAGAGTGCATCAGGAGATTTCGAGAAATATTTTTAATCCGTTGGTTAATTTTCTTAATAAAGAAAAGTGCAAAGCATACTCAGCCCCTTTTGATGTTCGGTTCCCAAAAGAAAGCAAGGAAGATTCTGCGGTTTTTACCGTTTTACAGCCCGATATTTGTGTAGTTTGCGATAAAAGCAAGTTAGACGATCGTGGCTGCATCGGTGCTCCCGACCTTGTTGTAGAAATTTTATCTCCCGGAAACAACAAAAAAGAGCTGTTGCACAAATACAGGGTTTACGAAGAATTTGGCGTTAAAGAATATTGGGTGGTAAGCCAGAGTGATCAAAGTATTCTGATTTACACCCTGAACGAGATGGGAAGATTCCAACCTTCGAAAATTTTTACCTTGAGCGAAACGATAATTTCATCTGTTTTGCCAGGCTTTGAGCTGGCTTTGGATGATGTTTTTGAAGACCTGAACTAA
- a CDS encoding Uma2 family endonuclease produces the protein MQKPKPKPYPILEDEPILQFNDIDASLTYSYSNYLNWLFDDRVELIKGKVFKMSPAPSRIHQKISINIINPLANYLKGKPCEVYAAPFDVRFPKESKEDSAVFTVLQPDICVVCDKSKLDDRGCIGAPDLVVEILSPGNNKKELLHKYRVYEEFGVKEYWVVSQSDQSILIYTLNEMGRFQPSKIFTLSETITSSVLPGFELALDDVFEDLN, from the coding sequence ATGCAAAAGCCTAAGCCAAAACCATATCCAATATTAGAAGATGAACCTATCTTGCAGTTCAATGATATCGATGCGTCGTTAACCTACAGCTATTCGAATTATTTGAACTGGCTTTTCGATGATCGGGTTGAACTGATTAAGGGGAAAGTTTTTAAGATGAGTCCGGCGCCGTCGAGAATACATCAAAAAATATCCATCAATATAATTAACCCATTGGCCAACTATTTGAAAGGCAAACCATGCGAAGTTTACGCTGCCCCTTTTGATGTTCGTTTCCCAAAAGAAAGCAAGGAAGATTCCGCTGTTTTTACTGTTTTACAGCCCGATATTTGTGTAGTTTGCGATAAAAGCAAGTTAGACGATCGTGGCTGCATTGGTGCTCCCGACCTTGTCGTCGAGATTTTATCACCCGGAAACAACAAGAAAGAGCTGTTGCACAAATACAGGGTTTACGAAGAATTCGGCGTCAAAGAATATTGGGTGGTAAGCCAGAGCGATCAAAGTATTTTAATTTACACTTTGAATGAGATGGGAAGGTTTCAGCCATCAAAAATATTTACTTTGAGCGAAACGATAACTTCATCTGTTTTGCCCGGTTTTGAGCTGGCTTTGGATGATGTTTTTGAAGACCTGAATTAA
- a CDS encoding Uma2 family endonuclease, with amino-acid sequence MQKPKPKPYPIREDEPILQFNDIDASLTYSYSNYLNWLFDDRVELIKGKVFKMCPAPSRVHQKISIALLKHFINFLDGKPCEVYAAPFDVRFPKESKEDSAVFTVLQPDICVVCDKSKLDDRGCIGAPDLVVEILSPGNNKKELLHKYRVYEEFGVKEYWVVSQSDQSILIYTLNEMGRFQPSKIFTLSETITSSVLPGFELALDDVFKDLE; translated from the coding sequence ATGCAAAAGCCTAAGCCAAAACCATATCCAATACGGGAAGATGAACCTATCTTGCAGTTCAACGACATCGATGCGTCGTTAACCTACAGCTATTCCAATTATTTGAACTGGCTTTTCGATGATCGGGTTGAACTGATCAAAGGAAAAGTATTTAAGATGTGTCCGGCGCCGTCGCGAGTGCATCAAAAAATTTCCATCGCTTTGTTAAAGCACTTTATCAATTTTTTGGACGGCAAACCATGCGAAGTTTACGCAGCCCCTTTTGATGTTCGTTTCCCAAAAGAAAGCAAGGAAGATTCCGCTGTTTTTACTGTTTTACAGCCCGATATTTGTGTAGTTTGCGATAAAAGCAAGTTAGATGATCGTGGCTGCATTGGTGCTCCCGACCTTGTTGTAGAAATTCTATCTCCCGGAAACAACAAGAAAGAGCTGTTGCACAAATACAGGGTTTACGAAGAATTCGGCGTTAAAGAATATTGGGTGGTAAGCCAGAGCGATCAAAGTATTTTAATTTACACTTTGAATGAGATGGGCAGATTCCAACCTTCAAAAATTTTTACCTTGAGCGAAACGATAACTTCATCTGTTTTGCCTGGCTTTGAGTTGGCTTTGGATGACGTTTTTAAAGATTTAGAATGA
- a CDS encoding Uma2 family endonuclease: MMEKPRPEPKPYPIREDEPVWQFNDIDASLTYSYSNYLNWLFDDRVELIKGKVFKMSPAPSRVHQEICGNIFVSMKTFIEKSPSKVYTAPFDVRFPKESKEDSAVFTVLQPDICVICDKSKLDDRGCIGAPDLVVEILSPGNNKKELLHKYRVYEEFGVKEYWVVSQSDQSILIYTLNDMGRFQPSKIFTSSEKITSSVLPGFELALDDVFKDLE, translated from the coding sequence ATGATGGAAAAGCCGAGACCAGAGCCGAAACCATATCCGATACGGGAAGATGAGCCTGTTTGGCAGTTCAATGATATCGATGCGTCGTTAACCTACAGCTATTCCAATTATTTGAACTGGCTTTTCGATGATCGGGTAGAACTGATTAAGGGGAAAGTTTTTAAGATGAGTCCGGCGCCGTCGCGAGTGCATCAGGAGATTTGCGGAAACATTTTTGTAAGTATGAAGACTTTTATTGAAAAGTCGCCATCCAAAGTTTACACGGCGCCTTTTGATGTTCGTTTTCCGAAAGAAAGCAAGGAAGATTCCGCTGTTTTTACCGTTTTACAGCCCGATATTTGTGTAATTTGCGATAAAAGCAAGTTAGACGATCGTGGTTGCATCGGCGCTCCCGACCTTGTTGTCGAAATTTTATCTCCCGGAAACAACAAGAAAGAGCTGTTGCACAAATACAGGGTTTACGAAGAATTTGGCGTTAAAGAATATTGGGTGGTTAGCCAAAGCGACCAAAGCATTCTGATTTACACACTGAACGATATGGGCAGGTTTCAACCTTCGAAAATATTTACTTCAAGTGAAAAAATAACTTCGTCTGTTCTACCCGGTTTTGAGTTGGCTTTGGATGACGTTTTTAAAGATTTAGAGTAG
- a CDS encoding valine--tRNA ligase: MSISTKYNPAETEDKWYSYWLSKKFFHSEPDEREPYTIVIPPPNVTGVLHMGHMLNNTIQDVLIRKARMEGKNACWVPGTDHASIATEAKVVAMLKEQGINKKDLSREEFLKYAWEWKEKYGGIILEQLKKLGASCDWDRTRFTMEEDLSEAVIDSFIHLYKKGWIYRGIRMVNWDPAGKTAVSDEEVIRKEVNQKLYYIRYTIADAGAPNSELQTPNYLVVATTRPETIMADAAICINPNDERFAHLKGKKVFVPLVNHEIPVIEDEYVDIEFGTGCLKVTPAHDLNDYELGVKHNLPVTDILNDDGTLNELAVILVGEDRFVARKKIAKMLEEAGHLDKVEDYKSQVGFSERTDAAIEPKLSMQWFVKMKELAQPALEDVVKGEVNLIPNKFENTYRHWMENVRDWNISRQLWWGQRIPAWYDDKGNWVVAKTKDEALEEFWKKKHLDESCSETEKAGFKHQLEPFLKQDDDVMDTWFSSWLWPISVFDGFKNPDNKDINYYYPTNDLVTAPEILFFWVARMIMAGREFMGKKPFTNVYLTGIVRDKLGRKMSKSLGNSPDPIGLIEKYGADAVRVGMLMSSPAGNDLMFDESYCEQGRNFASKIWNAFRLVKGWEVDANLENPNLQAISWFENRFNQTLVEIENDFKQYRLSEALMTIYKLVWDDFCAWYLEMVKPAYQQPIDAETYKATIGFFEQIIRLLHPNMPFLTEELWHDDLFGTRDEMDCCIVAQFPKGGAIDEQLLKDAEVVKTVVAEIRNIRNQKQISPKESLPLSLKINSGIDYEKWMNIIYKLGNVSGAEIVVDKIAGAAAFMAGKDEFFIRLTENVDVEAERIRLNADLVYLQGFLKSVDAKLSNERFVQNAKPEVVANEQNKKADAEAKIKIIEESLAMLG; encoded by the coding sequence ATGAGCATTTCCACCAAGTACAATCCTGCAGAAACCGAAGATAAATGGTATAGCTACTGGCTATCGAAAAAATTTTTTCACTCAGAGCCCGATGAGCGTGAGCCTTACACCATTGTAATTCCGCCGCCCAACGTTACCGGAGTGTTGCACATGGGCCATATGTTAAACAATACCATACAGGATGTTTTGATCCGTAAGGCACGTATGGAAGGCAAAAATGCTTGCTGGGTTCCCGGAACCGATCACGCATCAATTGCTACCGAAGCAAAGGTTGTGGCCATGTTGAAAGAACAGGGCATTAACAAAAAAGATCTTTCGCGTGAGGAGTTTTTAAAGTATGCCTGGGAATGGAAAGAAAAATATGGCGGCATTATTTTAGAGCAGTTAAAGAAACTTGGCGCAAGTTGCGATTGGGACCGTACGCGATTTACGATGGAAGAAGACCTTTCTGAAGCTGTGATCGATTCGTTTATCCATTTGTATAAAAAAGGATGGATTTATCGCGGCATTCGTATGGTAAACTGGGATCCGGCCGGAAAAACTGCCGTTTCTGACGAAGAAGTTATCCGTAAGGAAGTTAACCAGAAGCTGTATTATATCCGCTATACTATTGCGGATGCGGGAGCGCCAAACTCCGAACTCCAAACTCCGAACTACCTTGTTGTTGCCACCACCCGCCCGGAAACGATAATGGCCGATGCTGCAATTTGTATCAACCCGAACGATGAGCGCTTTGCGCACTTAAAGGGTAAAAAAGTGTTTGTGCCACTCGTTAACCACGAAATTCCGGTTATTGAGGATGAATATGTTGATATTGAATTCGGTACCGGTTGTTTAAAGGTTACGCCAGCACACGATCTGAATGATTATGAACTGGGCGTAAAGCACAATTTGCCGGTAACCGACATTTTAAACGACGATGGAACCTTAAACGAACTTGCCGTTATTTTGGTGGGCGAAGACCGGTTTGTGGCCCGTAAAAAAATCGCCAAAATGTTGGAGGAAGCCGGGCATTTAGATAAAGTGGAGGATTATAAATCGCAGGTTGGTTTTTCTGAACGTACCGATGCGGCAATTGAACCCAAACTTTCGATGCAATGGTTTGTGAAAATGAAAGAATTGGCGCAGCCTGCTTTGGAAGATGTTGTAAAAGGAGAGGTTAACCTGATTCCGAATAAATTTGAAAATACATACCGCCATTGGATGGAGAACGTTCGCGATTGGAACATTTCTCGACAGCTTTGGTGGGGACAGCGCATCCCGGCTTGGTACGACGACAAAGGAAACTGGGTTGTTGCAAAAACCAAAGATGAAGCGTTGGAAGAGTTCTGGAAGAAAAAGCATTTAGACGAAAGCTGCTCGGAAACTGAAAAAGCTGGATTCAAGCATCAATTAGAGCCTTTTTTAAAGCAAGACGATGATGTGATGGACACATGGTTTTCATCGTGGTTGTGGCCGATTTCCGTTTTCGATGGATTTAAAAACCCCGATAACAAAGATATTAACTACTATTATCCAACCAACGATTTGGTTACGGCGCCAGAGATTTTGTTCTTTTGGGTGGCCCGAATGATTATGGCCGGACGAGAGTTTATGGGCAAAAAGCCATTTACCAATGTTTACCTCACTGGTATTGTTCGTGATAAACTGGGACGTAAAATGTCTAAATCGTTAGGTAATTCGCCAGATCCAATTGGTTTGATCGAAAAATATGGCGCCGATGCGGTTCGTGTTGGTATGCTCATGTCGTCGCCTGCAGGCAACGATTTAATGTTCGATGAAAGCTACTGTGAACAGGGACGTAATTTTGCATCAAAAATATGGAATGCCTTTCGCCTGGTGAAAGGTTGGGAAGTTGACGCGAATTTGGAGAACCCAAATTTACAGGCCATTTCGTGGTTTGAAAATCGCTTTAACCAAACTTTAGTAGAAATTGAAAATGACTTCAAACAATATCGTTTGTCGGAGGCTTTAATGACCATTTACAAGCTGGTTTGGGACGATTTCTGTGCCTGGTATCTAGAAATGGTGAAGCCAGCTTACCAACAGCCAATTGATGCTGAAACGTACAAAGCTACAATTGGGTTTTTTGAGCAGATTATCAGATTGTTGCATCCAAATATGCCTTTCCTGACGGAAGAATTATGGCACGACGATTTGTTTGGTACCCGCGATGAAATGGACTGTTGTATTGTGGCGCAGTTTCCGAAAGGTGGCGCAATTGACGAACAACTATTGAAAGATGCTGAGGTAGTAAAAACAGTTGTTGCCGAAATCAGAAACATTCGTAATCAAAAGCAGATTTCGCCGAAAGAGTCTTTACCATTAAGCTTAAAAATTAACTCCGGCATCGACTACGAAAAGTGGATGAACATCATCTACAAACTCGGCAATGTTTCTGGTGCCGAAATAGTTGTCGATAAAATTGCCGGTGCAGCTGCTTTTATGGCCGGAAAGGACGAATTTTTTATTCGTTTAACTGAAAATGTTGATGTGGAGGCAGAACGAATCCGTTTAAACGCAGACCTGGTGTATTTGCAGGGTTTCTTAAAATCTGTTGATGCCAAACTGAGTAACGAGCGTTTCGTGCAAAATGCAAAGCCCGAAGTGGTAGCCAATGAGCAGAACAAAAAGGCCGATGCAGAAGCGAAGATCAAGATTATTGAGGAAAGTTTGGCCATGTTAGGATAA